A genome region from Erigeron canadensis isolate Cc75 chromosome 3, C_canadensis_v1, whole genome shotgun sequence includes the following:
- the LOC122592038 gene encoding protein MIZU-KUSSEI 1 — translation MTKIDSLRRVFLPCFTTTNHRTPTTAPTIKKRLSTSLRDDIIIINNNNPQQQLPADENQDQDSDYTSSPFINPTTTVAPPRSSKTMVIGTIFGHRRGHVYFAVQHDRLKTKPSLLLQLSIQTQTLVREMRSGLVRLALESTHTQNGSDLGSCPLRSVPVWTMFCNGRKLGFAVRKKASEPIRVMLKSLQSTTNGAGVIPSNNNGNGNGNNVGELIYMRANYECIVGGPDSESFHLINPDGCLGNNQELSIFLMRSR, via the exons ATGACAAAAATCGACTCCCTCCGTCGAGTTTTCCTTCCATGTTTCACCACCACAAACCACCGTACACCCACCACAGCACCCACCATCAAGAAACGCCTCAGCACCTCCCTccgtgatgacatcatcattatcaataaCAACAACCCACAACAACAACTTCCGGCCGATGAAAACCAAGATCAAGATTCCGACTACACATCATCGCCGTTCATCAACCCAACAACCACCGTAGCCCCACCGCGTTCTTCCAAAACAATGGTCATCGGAACCATCTTCGGCCACCGCCGTGGCCACGTGTACTTTGCCGTCCAACATGACCGTCTGAAAACAAAGCCATCTTTATTGCTACAACTTtctatccaaacacaaactctGGTCCGAGAAATGCGGTCCGGGTTGGTCCGTTTAGCACTGGAAAGTACTCATACACAAAACGGGTCGGATCTTGGATCATGCCCACTTCGATCAGTACCCGTTTGGACCATGTTTTGTAACGGAAGGAAACTAGGATTTGCTGTACGGAAAAAGGCAAGTGAGCCAATCAGGGTGATGTTGAAATCTTTGCAGTCAACTACGAATGGTGCAGGGGTAATTCC TTCTAATAATAATGGTaatggaaatggaaataatGTGGGTGAGTTGATATATATGAGGGCTAATTATGAATGTATTGTGGGTGGGCCAGATAGTGAATCTTTTCATTTGATTAACCCTGATGGATGTTTAGGCAATAATCAAGAATTAAGCATTTTCTTGATGAGGTCCAGATGA
- the LOC122592519 gene encoding protein NRT1/ PTR FAMILY 5.6-like encodes MEHLEKGQELEIDEQKWVYDSSFDHRGRTPLRASTGAWKAALFVIAIEFAERLSYFGIATSLIIYLTKVIHQDVKTSAKSANQWTGVTTLMPLVGGFLADGYLGRFPMVLLSSIIYLMGLILLTMSSMLPSLKPCASHELCLEPRKIHVIVFFIAIYLISIGTGGHKPNLESFGADQFEDDHPGERKKKMSFFNWWNAALCTGLLLGVTVIVYVQEHVGWGQADIILTVAMACSVIIFLIGRPFYRYRKPGSPLKPMVQVCVAAFAKRNLASPSNPEELHEVPKSEKVQQRLLCHTRSFKFLDKAAIIEQQDLTNQKNQNPWRLSTVTKVEEMKLLLNMVPIWLTTLPFGLCVAQSTTFFIKQGIFMDRKITHQFILPPASIYGLAACGMIISVAVYDRILVPLLRRITGTERGINILQRIGIGMVFSVTTMIVAAIVEKKRLSVVKNDPLHGSATMSVFWLAPQFILVGIADGFTLVGLQEYFYDQVPDSMRSLGIALYLSVIGASNFLSSFLITIVDHVTTKVSGKSWFAKDLNGSRLDYFYLLLAAITAANLCVYVFVASRYSYKNVQKKAAVAVADCYQDDVHGERT; translated from the exons ATGGAGCATCTTGAAAAAGGTCAAGAACTAGAAATTGATGAACAAAAATGGGTTTACGATTCTTCCTTTGATCATAGAGGCAGAACGCCACTTCGTGCTTCCACCGGTGCTTGGAAAGCAGCCTTGTTCGTTATCG CCATCGAGTTTGCAGAGAGGTTAAGTTACTTTGGCATAGCAACAAGTTTGATCATATACCTCACCAAGGTTATCCATCAAGACGTGAAGACGTCAGCAAAGAGTGCAAATCAATGGACAGGTGTAACAACCCTAATGCCGCTTGTTGGAGGCTTCTTGGCCGATGGTTACTTGGGCCGTTTCCCCATGGTTCTTTTATCGTCCATTATCTATCTAATG GGTTTGATTCTCTTAACAATGTCTAGTATGCTTCCAAGCTTAAAACCATGTGCAAGTCATGAGCTTTGTTTAGAACCAAGGAAGATCCACGTAATCGTGTTCTTCATTGCAATCTATCTGATATCCATTGGAACCGGTGGCCATAAACCCAATTTAGAAAGTTTtggagctgatcagtttgaggatgaTCACCCTGGTGAACGCAAAAAGAAAATGTCGTTTTTCAACTGGTGGAACGCAGCCCTTTGCACTGGACTATTGCTGGGTGTAACTGTTATCGTCTATGTGCAAGAGCACGTAGGTTGGGGTCAAGCAGATATCATACTCACCGTGGCCATGGCTTGCTCGGTTATAATCTTCCTCATAGGCAGACCTTTCTATCGATACAGAAAGCCCGGAAGCCCATTAAAGCCAATGGTACAAGTATGTGTTGCAGCATTTGCTAAGAGAAATTTAGCTTCCCCTTCTAACCCTGAAGAGTTACATGAGGTGCCCAAATCAGAAAAAGTCCAACAAAGGCTCCTTTGCCACACAAGAAGCTTCAA GTTTCTTGATAAAGCTGCAATTATTGAACAACAAGACTTAACCAACCAGAAAAATCAAAATCCATGGAGACTATCAACTGTAACAAAAGTAGAGGAAATGAAGCTACTTCTGAACATGGTTCCAATTTGGCTAACAACGCTACCATTTGGTTTATGTGTAGCACAATCCACAACGTTCTTCATTAAACAAGGTATATTTATGGACCGCAAAATCACCCATCAGTTCATCCTCCCCCCAGCCTCAATCTATGGCTTAGCCGCTTGTGGGATGATTATTTCAGTGGCAGTCTATGATAGAATATTAGTCCCTTTATTAAGACGAATAACAGGAACCGAAAGAGGAATCAATATTCTCCAAAGAATAGGAATTGGAATGGTGTTTTCCGTCACAACAATGATAGTGGCCGCCATTGTTGAAAAGAAGCGTCTATCTGTTGTGAAAAACGATCCATTACATGGTTCAGCCACTATGAGTGTGTTCTGGTTAGCACCACAGTTCATTCTAGTTGGAATTGCAGACGGGTTCACTTTGGTTGGACTTCAAGAATACTTTTATGATCAAGTTCCTGATTCAATGAGAAGCTTAGGAATAGCATTGTACCTAAGTGTAATCGGTGCTTCAAATTTCTTAAGTAGTTTCTTGATCACAATTGTTGACCATGTGACCACAAAAGTGTCAGGAAAGAGTTGGTTTGCAAAGGATTTGAATGGTAGCCGTCTTGACTATTTCTATCTCTTATTGGCTGCAATCACTGCAGCAAACctttgtgtgtatgtgtttgtaGCAAGCAGATACTCGTACAAGAATGTGCAGAAAAAGGCCGCAGTGGCAGTGGCTGATTGCTACCAAGATGATGTCCACGGGGAAAGAACTTAA